A single Lolium perenne isolate Kyuss_39 chromosome 6, Kyuss_2.0, whole genome shotgun sequence DNA region contains:
- the LOC127309784 gene encoding FBD-associated F-box protein At5g60610-like has protein sequence MAMEEERAPEKGRRGGEHGNGREDFIGALPDDVLLYLLSFLPSRNAVRTCVLARRWRTLWRSVPALRIKDDRQGYRDKEDPSESDDDTVHEPDYDGRFIDQLLRRRDPTPLNVCDIFSSYANFIMCDDSEAEAFQRIEPWIRYALSHEVQVLRVDASSLTANLALVSSHLKKVELRFVRFEGSLDFSSCPVVDVLEMSSCNISGNILSGSLRHIDIEDGCFGWYVRSRISAPNLIRLILDQDGGFPPLLDSMPSLVTASVAEPIEYEKNGEECFSVVLERLSTATHLELITPYYQNSVFRMDLKWCPMFSKLKTLLLTDWCLADNFIGLVYFLRHSPILETLMLQLDMKKYEIYKMFRDERNKSREQGYNSREHGCNSRDQSVLSKHLKVVKIICGKKQDVEVQRILKILCNHGVPSEKIAVQ, from the exons atggcgatggaggaggagagggcaCCGGAGAAG GGCCGACGAGGTGGGGAACACGGAAACGGCCGTGAGGACTTCATCGGCGCCCTCCCGGACGACGTCCTCCTGTACCTGCTGTCCTTCCTGCCCTCGCGCAATGCCGTGCGAACGTGCGTGCTCGCAAGGCGCTGGCGCACGCTCTGGAGGTCCGTGCCCGCCCTGCGCATCAAGGACGACCGGCAAGGCTATCGCGACAAGGAGGACCCCTCCGAATCGGATGATGacactgtgcatgaaccggactaCGATGGCAGGTTCATCGACCAGCTGCTGCGCCGCCGTGACCCAACGCCTCTGAATGTATGTGACATCTTTTCAAGCTATGCGAATTTTATTATGTGCGATGACAGCGAGGCGGAGGCATTCCAACGCATTGAGCCGTGGATCCGGTATGCTTTGTCGCATGAAGTTCAGGTGCTGCGAGTTGATGCCAGTTCGTTGACAGCCAACCTGGCTCTCGTCTCTTCCCACCTGAAGAAGGTAGAGCTTAGGTTTGTCCGGTTTGAAGGCTCTCTGGATTTTTCGAGCTGCCCGGTGGTAGATGTGTTAGAGATGTCAAGTTGTAACATCTCTGGAAATATCTTGTCGGGATCATTACGACATATTGACATCGAAGACGGGTGCTTTGGCTGGTATGTCCGCTCTCGTATTTCTGCCCCAAATCTCATTAGATTGATACTAGATCAAGATGGTGGTTTCCCTCCATTGCTGGATAGCATGCCATCGCTGGTAACAGCATCTGTTGCTGAGCCTATTGAATATGAGAAGAATGGTGAAGAATGCTTTTCTGTGGTTCTTGAGCGCTTGTCCACCGCTACGCATTTAGAGCTAATAACGCCTTATTATCAG AATTCTGTGTTCAGAATGGATTTGAAATGGTGCCCTATGTTTAGCAAGCTAAAAACATTGTTGCTCACTGATTGGTGTCTGGCTGATAACTTCATTGGACTGGTTTATTTTCTCCGGCACTCACCAATTCTAGAGACGCTTATGCTTCAGCTTGATATGAAAAAATATGAG ATATATAAGATGTTCAGAGATGAGCGCAACAAGTCAAGGGAACAAGGCTATAACTCAAGGGAACATGGCTGTAACTCAAGGGATCAGTCAGTACTATCGAAGCATCTAAAGGTAGTCAAAATTATATGTGGAAAGAAGCAAGATGTAGAAGTTCAGCGTATTTTAAAGATCCTCTGCAACCATGGAGTACCTTCCGAAAAAATTGCCGTCCAATAG
- the LOC127305252 gene encoding F-box/LRR-repeat protein 25-like, with protein sequence MPERADDEGSTEAAVAGGEDRISALPDDVLRHLLSFLPSRNSVRTCVLAKRWRTLWKSVPALRIVDDAMHDDGEMERSRTFVDELLRLRDPTPLEVCDIYSSYGHLELWDIYSSYGHDYANYDKAFQGIEPWLEYALSHQVEVLRVKAHALTTSLALVSLHLKRLELTSVTFEGSMDFSSCPVLHVLKMTGCSISSNILSQSLRHLKIRSAFFDHIIRSRISAPNLITFKLDQYDGLTPLLDIMPSLVTASVVDVLGFGHYGEESFSLVLEGLSRATNLDLRTLYDQNSVFIMDLKWRPMFNKLKTLSLNEWCMDDDFTGLVYFLQHAPVLEMFTLHLYPIVEQEQHVIETDESYNSSDQSFLSKHLKVVKIIGDTKEDPRVHHILKFFCTHGVPSEKIHIQ encoded by the exons atgcccgAGAGGgcagacgacgagggcagcacggAAGCGGCCGTGGCCGGCGGCGAGGACCGCATCAGCGCCCTCCCGGACGACGTCCTAAGGCACCTGTTGTCCTTCCTGCCCTCGCGCAACTCCGTGCGGACGTGCGTGCTCGCCAAACGCTGGCGCACGCTCTGGAAGTCCGTGCCCGCCCTGCGCATCGTTGATGATGCCATGCACGACGACGGCGAAATGGAGCGCTCGAGAACGTTTGTCGACGAGCTGCTACGTCTCCGCGACCCAACGCCTCTGGAAGTATGCGACATCTACTCCAGCTATGGGCATCTGGAACTATGGGACATCTACTCCAGCTATGGGCACGACTACGCCAACTACGACAAGGCATTCCAGGGCATCGAGCCATGGCTCGAGTACGCTTTGTCGCATCAAGTCGAGGTGCTACGAGTTAAAGCCCATGCGTTGACGACCAGCCTCGCTCTCGTCTCTTTGCACCTCAAGAGGTTAGAGCTTACGTCAGTGACGTTTGAAGGCTCTATGGATTTTTCGAGCTGCCCGGTGTTACATGTGTTAAAGATGACAGGTTGTAGCATCTCTTCGAATATCTTGTCACAATCATTGCGACATCTAAAGATCAGAAGCGCGTTCTTTGACCATATCATCCGCTCTCGTATTTCTGCCCCAAATCTCATTACCTTCAAACTAGATCAATATGATGGCTTGACTCCTTTGCTAGATATCATGCCATCGCTGGTGACAGCATCTGTTGTTGATGTGCTTGGCTTTGGGCATTATGGTGAAGAAAGCTTTTCTTTGGTTCTTGAAGGCTTGTCCAGGGCTACAAATTTAGACTTACGAACGCTTTATGATCAG AATTCTGTGTTCATAATGGATTTGAAATGGCGCCCTATGTTTAACAAGCTGAAAACATTGTCGCTCAATGAATGGTGTATGGATGATGACTTCACTGGACTGGTTTACTTTCTTCAGCACGCACCAGTTTTAGAGATGTTTACGCTACATCTTTATCCTATAGTTGAACAG GAACAACATGTGATCGAAACAGATGAAAGCTACAATTCAAGTGATCAATCATTTCTATCAAAGCATCTCAAGGTAGTCAAAATCATAGGTGACACGAAGGAAGATCCAAGGGTTCACCATATTTTGAAATTTTTCTGTACACATGGAGTACCTTCTGAGAAAATTCACATCCAATAG